aagaaatgaacaatCCTGCCGTCCATACCCGAGGGAAAATCCCTGGTCTAAAATGGCTACGTAGTGGGCTATTCTACTTGTTAGGGGGATGGCTATcatgtttaatgaaataacatCGTGACCCAGACGTAACATGCGGCCGTTACACCTTATCTCCAAGAAAAGTTTTAACttacatttcttttaaaaaacccGCACCTTGGCAACTTTTGTGACACAAGCAGGTGTAAATGGGCAGAAAGAACTTAATTTTAGAAGCACAGTACCTAACACACATGTGAGAAGCCAAGCAAGTGGTTGTTTGGACGTAACATGGAGTTTTTTGTTGTTACACCAAAAGTTACGTCTGAGGGAAATTATATTGGCATTCAGTTCAACAATATGCAGTTTGTGTGTTGAGTTGGGTTGTTTATTACACATCAGAGGATGTGTTCTTGTACATAACAGTAGATAATTTTAATATGGCAAGGATGTTTTTAATGCGAATATGTTCATTCCAAAAAGAAGATAATTATTTGTCACAGAATTAACTGCAAATTATGGGATAACACCacaacattttgtttaattttattcataaaaaaaatccatttgaGCAAATTTGACACTGAATGGAGAAAAGAATATTACATTTGACAATAACAAATgagtaaaatgaaagaaaatcattGGCAAGTTGATTTATAAATGAAAGTATATTTGTACTACTGAATGATGCCTTAGGGCCCCAGGTTCATGGAATGAGCCATAACTAAAAAATACCCCCCACTTTTCTAACAGCTAAATCTTTTGCTGGAGTCAGAGTCTCTGTGCAGAAATGATTATTTAATGACACATCTTCCTGACATAGGCAACGCTTTTGAGAAAGACATACATTGTCATAACatgaaatttgtttgctggagtCATGGTTATTAATTATGAGGCCATAGCCTATCCGAAGAATTGTTTTTTAAAGGAGTCGTAGTAGCAGTAAATAACTTGACTGTGAGTGTGACTTCACCTGGAACAAAGACTTTTTGAAAGGCAGGGTAAGTATAATTGTACTTGATGTTCTTTTAAAAGTTCGCTACAGAACCTGTTTTACCGAACAACTCGGTGTGTAAAACATGTTCAGATTGTCACATTCCAGTGTTTTTAGTTAGGCCAGGCTAAAGTTGCCTACTGTAGCCTTCACAATGGAACCCAAGCGGTGTGCGGCAACTGTggcctttaaaggcattgaagactccccccaaaccgcgtgccgcgctctgaaaaagttaactttccgttgctagCAAATGACgatttcttcttgtcgctacaaaatgcagacagtaatgaaactagacctgagatgtccacgctgctatgtacagtgttgtgggtactgaccgtagctgtatgtattgacggtacactagtgtctaattacggaaggtagcaagctgtgtgtgtattttctgggatcgatggtggtataTAACACTAagttctgttacacctcattcgaaactaggtcagattaccggcatcagacgtctctttgtgcgcgagtcttcgcaCCCATTAACGTTAGTCCAACtttggcctaggctaggcctaggcctaagttacaattatctttttttttttaaacataaagAGCTCTTAAGTTTTAATACAAACCCAGTTATGAGACTTGAAGTAATTTACGACAGTTGCTCCTAATGCTCCTTTTCCTCCGTACACTAACACTTTCCCGCTCGTGGCCGTCGCCATATCACTATCAGTTTCAAGCAAACCACTTCGGCAACAACAAGTTACAGCTTCCACACTTCGCCTAACAATTAACAGATTAGAGCAACGGTTAACAGTTATGTGTTGAGTTGGCTATGGCTTGTAATGCTAGCTTTGTAGAATGAGTGCATGCCTAGATCACAGAGAGTAATCGAGGGTATTCTCTTTTCGTATCAATTGATCCGTGTCCCAACGTGCGCACACCATTAAGCTATAGAACGCCAAACATACAAAAACAAAGGATGAATGTTATCAGTTGTTGAAGGAATTGCTGTAAATGGTGAAGGCATCGAAAACTTCGTTGTTGAAATTATCTTATTCTTATATACATACTGTCCGTGAGGCCATAGCTACTCGGTGACAGTATAGCATCAATTAACGATGACATCATTACCAATTTGTCTCAACTTATCTTCAGTCTTGGCGTTTACATGGTTTATTTACGTCTATGTAGTAATTACGCTCTTCAAAATTGGATCGCTACATTTTACTTGAACATATTGTTCATGATTCCTTCTATTTGTATTTGctattaattgattgatttatttatggTCTGTTTGCGATggcttgttttttgtttcagcAAATGACGGGGTATTGTTACTTATTCCACCAGTTTCTCGAAGAAGTGTCCTGTTTACTATGCAGGTAAACGGTTCAGCGTGGGGATACACACGTGTAACTTGGCGTCCGTCGATAAAAATATTGACCCAATAGCACACAGCAATTAGGTAGCCGTCCGCACCATCGAAACATTGTAACTGGTCAAAATGTTGCCTTTATTTTCTTGGCTTAGGCTTTTTCAAACAAGACTTACTGGGATCGAAcaacttcaaagacttgctCAATCAATATTCGCTATGTGCTTTGCCTTTATACTACTTACACCGTCGCAGGTTACATCACTATAGGCTACACCTTTCTGACACTTCAATTGTGAATTTGATTATCTATTGGCAACGGTTGCCTATATGTTACCGCCCTTGGtgttaaagttaaaatataaatgattttctttagcAAAATACCGTTTGACTGCTTTTGCCTTCAATAATTTTTTCTTATGACCCCTTGATGAGAagtgataccccccccccactcaactGCCTACCAACATATTCATGTTTCTAAGCAATTAAACAACACCTATACATATTTAATACACAAATTCGAACAGTTCTTAACCGGTTGAAACACTATATATTATGAAACAAGCTAATCATTATGATGACTCTTcttattgattattattttttttaatatatcatACTCGTGTATCTATCAGGGCAGTAAAGCAGTTGAACTTTTGCATTCATAATCACATTTTTTCTATTATGTCGATCAAATTCTGTAGGACAGGAACCATGCTGGCTCGGTGCAAGAtgaccaatcaatcaatcaatcaatcaatcaataagtATTTATATAGCGCTGATATCGTGGAACACTTCAAAAGCGACTCAGTTAAGGAGAAAGGTTTTAAGCTGTGTCTTGAAACTGTTCAGTAAGTGGTAATGTATGAGGTCATGTGACATTGAATTCCATAAACGAGTGCAAATTCTAGAAAAAGCACGACCATCGTATCCATTGAATTTGAAGCGAGGCTCAATAAGGAGATAAGCATGTTGAGAGCGGAGAGCACGAGTTGGCGTGTGAGGGGAGATGAGATCACACAATTATTGAGGTGTTTGCCCATGAAGGGCTTTCCAAGTTAGCAAACAATTTTGTACTAGTTGATTCTTCGTTAAATTGGGAGCCAATGAAGGTGATATAGAGCTGAGGAGATATGTTAATTCAGACTTTCTCATGTTAAGAATCAATCTAACTGCATTATTTTGGACAACCTGTAGctttttattaaatgtttggGAAGGCCAGCTAAGACAGCATTCTAGACGAGATGTGACAAAGGCATGAGACATTGTTTCAGCAGTTCTGGTACCAAGGGATTTCCTTATGGCATTGATGTTGTGCAAGTGATGGTATGCTGCCCTATACAGATTGATGACACATGTTTCTCCATGTTAAAGGTGAAGCTTAGAATGATACCAGGTCACGTACTGATGATGAGGATTCAAAAACGTCACTCCCACTTTGGTTTTAGTGCCCTgtacccaagggcggcggaaccggggggcacagggggcacgtgccccccacttttcctcaggttaaaaatgtgccctttttctacaaaaatttctaaataaaaaaagagtttacaaagcaaaacccacgtcgaatgaaatatttcgggaagttttaaatgtttactaccacaggcgtaggagcccaatttgatttggggggctgtaacgacttgcccgaaaaatattaccaacattttttgcgcgctacgcgcgcgtacaacatcttaatgtgcatatcatataggcatgcgttggttattacatcgcatgccaataacatacaatcacttgccgtgttataacccttccaaattggttagaattattggcaaagtcgttacaataataatgatcataataatatcagtttaaccattgaaaaacacatagggaattatttttctttcagtattttgacatatttcatttgctttcatgcatgtatcgatcgcgtgtgcagggacttggactttataatgatttcacctcattttgtctttttccttgtttcccaatttgcacattagatattgcagtgctagtatgcattgtttccttgagggggggggggtggcgttgatggagtgatgtgtatacgcaagtaagataatacaataagagttataaagggtactaaatatcaggctgcatcagtccaatcgaatttctgcaaagtgccctttgacgttggtgcccccccagattaaaagtgcttccgccgcccttgcctgtACCATCTCCTTGAAGTGTGAAGCAGTTACAAAATGTAGATCAGTCTTGTCATCATTCAGTTTGAGGTGACAAAATCTTTTATCCATAAACGTAGGTCTGCAATAACCCTCAATACGGTGCTGAATGACATCATATGTTCACCACTGTTGTTATCTAAGTCGAAAAACATCAACAATTGGGTGTCATCCACATACATCTAAACATGTAGGTTGTGTTTCCTGCAAATAGCTGCTAAGAGTAAATTGTAAACAGCTTTGGTCCCAACATAGACCCCTGGGGAACTCCAAACGTTAGCACTGTTGGTTGCGATGAAACCCCTTGGATGAAAACTTGTTGTTTCCGTTTTGTCTGATATGACTGAAACCACCGGAGAGCAGTACCTTTCACACCAAGATTAGTTTCAAGACGGCGAAGAAGAGTTACATGATGGATAGTGTCAGTTAGGTGAAGCAGTGACTAAGAACACACCTTTACGCTATTCAATGACACGAAGAATGTAATCTGTCACCCAAGTTAGGGCAGTATCACTTACAGTGTTGCAATATGTACTGCTGACTTTCGAGGTTCATGAAGGGAATGTGTTTCCATGTAAGTATAGACAACCGGTTAGACACAACCCGCCCTAATAATTTTGAGAGAATCGTCAGATTTGACACTGGTCGGTATAGTTCTTAAATTGCTCACAGTCCAATGTTGACTTTTTGAGAAGTGGGAGAATACTACTTCTTCAAAGAATCAAGAAAGATTCCCCGTGCAAGTGACATGTTAATAATCCTTGGTATAGTAGGAAGCAGCTCAACAAGATGCAATTTCAACAACCATGTAGGAGTAGGATTCATCGGTGATGACTACGTAGGCGAGGAGATTTTAAAGATCTgcttattggctccaattataggacgctatagctaggaaagttttgtgattatgtaatcgacctgccacggtcgtaaatcgacctcaggctctacaattagtCTACATAGCTTcgtaacaccattaggctctttctgtaaacactgtgtgaaattatgttcatgtctacaatgtaattaatcatacagcgttcacacaaagaccctcatacaataaaaaatatgcagCAGGCGTTGAAGACTAATTGTTTTTTACTCTTTTGGCGCTCCATGTGTGGGTAGCCCTTGTGCGAACAGCTGTTGTTACCTAGTAACCATTGTTAAGATTGGTAGATAACAACAACTGTCTTGTGTTTGCAAACAGCGTTGTACATATCaagtaagcgtaacacaacagTAACTTCGACAGACATTTGTACACATGGCGTGGTAGCAAAGTTTTAATGTTCCCTTTTCAACTCATGTAACCAGTCTCAATAACAGAAAACTTACTGTGTTATTAACTATTAATCAAGCACAAGAAGTAGACAAAATCTTAGCAAGATGATGAACACAGGCATGCCTAACTCCACGTCGTGGAACATAAAAAGAAGACGTGACTTTAGTGAACTTGATCCTGGAACACAAGTACCGGGGTAAGTATATCGTAAGCCTAGTCATCTCCGAGTCAGACGAATGGGTGATAGGCATAGCCACACCCATAATCAAGCAGTCTACCTGTTCCACTTTACTATTTCTAAGCAGTTGATGGTAACTTTGGCAATAGCCAGCCCGTTATCATGTATAGCTGTAGCCTAGACTAATTTAAGTTAGGCAACATTGATACAACTTGATGTTGGGACTGCTAAAGTTGAGGCCTAATGTTACATTTCCATATGGTTACTCTTAGTCCTTACAAGAACCAAACTTTGAGACACAAAATTATGAATGTGATGAAAAACATTTGAGTTTGGAATGGcgcatttaataaatattatcaGATTTACAGTTCTTGGTTAAATAAATGTAGGTCTAGTAACTTTTCTTTGTACCAAATTGATCCATGGCTCATTTAATTAACATCAGATTTACAGTTCTGGTCAAATAAATGTAGGTCTAGTGACTTTTCTTTTACCAAATTGATCCATGGTGTCACAGCTAATGAATTTTACATTCATGCTACGGACAGTAAGTGGTCGTCTACCGTAAGAGACCTAACATTAATAAGTAACTGTTATGCCTAGCCTATTTAAGCCATAATGTTAAGTTGGTGGAAAACATATACATGTACCCTGCGTATGTATAGGAACTTgtaaaaatctcatttggttTCCCTAAAAAGCAAGATGTGCTCATTGTTAATGATTTGAATGTAGACTTTGGGAATATGTTAACGATTAGCCTCTGTGTACAGACTTATAATAATATGTTTTACTTTGATTTCTTCCATGACAGATATGGTGGTTATATTGAACAGTACAAATACCATGTAGGTGACACCTATGGAAATGCAACAAACAAGTTATCAAAGGTGAGTACTACTTTAATACTATTTCAATCAAAGTAAATTGAAAGTGGCCATGCTTACAGTGATTGTACATTGATGTATGCATCTTGTGAATCTTTCTGTTATTGTTAACAGACCTATTCTGGTTTTTCTTAGTGACTGTctattttacaatgttttctctttcttgCAAACTAGAAATATTATTGTCAGTCATCATCTatgtttcatgaaaatataaaaccaaACAAACTTTTATGTATTTTTCAACCCTGGAATAGATGAGAGTGGGTCGGCACCCAATTGTTTCATCTCTCCCAGAAAGCTTTAACCAAGACAGGGCTAAAGTTGGAACTGGTCTAACAACATCCATTGATATGTCAGGCCGAAGAAGGGTCTTGACACTGCCTAAGTCAACTGGAGATAATAAACTAACAGAAAAGATGGTTCCAGGCTACACAGGTATGTTGCAGAAGTGGGTGAAATGTAGCACTATGGGCGAGAACATTAAAATTTTTAAGGAATTGTCCCAAAATTTGAACAGAACTAAAAACTGTATGATAGTTTTGTAGAATTATTCTTAGCATGCAGTGGCAACTTTGGAGCAGATGATTTACGATGACATAGAAGTGGTGACCATTTTACAATGCATTATATAATAGCCAGTAAAAGGATAGGGGCAGTGGGTTGCCTTGAACGTCCCCACTAGAATGCCACTGTTTCTCTCAGTCAGTGTTGACAATTGCAATTGTTTTTAAAAGATGACAAGAGTGTACCatttagtaatttcaaaatgtaaattCTGCCCAACTGTCCTGTCACTGAACAATCATAAGATTTACAGAGAACATTTTCTTTGATAGGTTACATACCAAGAAGACCATTCAAGTTTGGGAACACATACAAAGAAGACTGTGACGTTTGTATCGATGATTTCATGAATAATACGCAAGATAGGAGTGAAGAGATATTTGACCTTCGCAAAACAGTCGCTGGTTCCGGCCGTCTCCGACCATTGACCGATGAGAAGACTGTCATCAAGACTCTAAATGAGTACAGAGATACGCACCCACTTCGCCCCATACTATTATGTAAGTCTATGTATCAGTTGTGGAGGGTATATTGTCTATTTGTCTTTGCTATATATGACACAGTAATAACTATCTAAAGTGTGTGCATAGATTCCAAAATTAtgtttcataaatgttataaaaatagAAACCAGAAATAAATATGTGCTATTTTACACATATAGTTTATATaactattttgttgttgttgctcaTCAGCTGACAAACGCTTTCCTAGGGAGGCCCCTGTACCTGGTTACCAAGGCTTTATTCCAAGGCAAGGAGTAACAGAAATCGGTTTGGGTACAAGGTACCATGTTGTCTGCGACAAATCTTTTAATGCCTTCCATGATGCAACTGAAAGGCATGCTTCCCA
Above is a genomic segment from Apostichopus japonicus isolate 1M-3 chromosome 5, ASM3797524v1, whole genome shotgun sequence containing:
- the LOC139968122 gene encoding ciliary microtubule inner protein 2B-like, producing MMNTGMPNSTSWNIKRRRDFSELDPGTQVPGYGGYIEQYKYHVGDTYGNATNKLSKMRVGRHPIVSSLPESFNQDRAKVGTGLTTSIDMSGRRRVLTLPKSTGDNKLTEKMVPGYTGYIPRRPFKFGNTYKEDCDVCIDDFMNNTQDRSEEIFDLRKTVAGSGRLRPLTDEKTVIKTLNEYRDTHPLRPILLSDKRFPREAPVPGYQGFIPRQGVTEIGLGTRYHVVCDKSFNAFHDATERHASQLTRSAPANFTLPDNKAKASIQLTREDKETQMQRRLYKPIGMVPKYTGYMPQNRYKFGHTYGDSTRSLPVCFHDKGTFGEYVATGAPQVAM